Genomic segment of Fibrobacter sp. UWH4:
GGTAAAGTCTTCCTTTTCTTCGAGGGCGACCGTCTTGGCGGACTTGCCCTTGAGTGCCGGGATGTTCGATTCTTCGTCGCTGTCCTTGCCGTACACGGCCTTGAAGCCCGGTTCAATGAGCACCTTGCCTTCGGTAATAAAGGTTTCGCCTTCCACCGTCGTCACGCGGGTGGTGTTTTCGTACTTGGCGGGCGGGAAGAACACAGCGATGAATCGCTGGCAAATCATCGTGAAAATTTTCTGTTCGGCTTCGGTGAGTCCCGAGGGCATCACGCCGGTGGGAATAATGGCGAAGTGGTCCGAAATCTTCGAGTTGTCGAACACCTTGGGAGTCTTCACGACCCAGTTGTTCTTGAGTGCGGTTTCTGCAAACTTGGCGAGCGGTCCTTCGATTTTGCCGAGGGTCGCCTTCACCGGAGCCACGTAGTCCTCGGGCAGGCAGCGGCTGTCGGTACGCGGGTAGGTGGTCGCCTTGTGGCGTTCGTACAGGGCCTGCGCAATCGAGAGGGTGGTCTTCGCGCTAAAGCCGAATCGGTTGTTCGCTTCGCGCTGGAGTGTCGTCAAGTCGTACAGCGGGCTGCATTTCTGGAGCGAGGGGGCGGAAGTCTCTTCGACTGTGCCGGCCTTGCCCTTGCACTTCTTCAAAATTTCCTGGACTTTCTTCTCGTCAAAAATCTGCTTGATTTTGTCCTTGCCGTCTTCCTTGTTGGCGGTGAACCACTTGCCTTGGTAGTGGCTACCGTCGTTGTCGAACTCGGCTTCCACGGTCCAGAACTTTTGCGGCACGAACTGCATGCGTTCTTCTTCGCGGTTCACGATAATGGCAAGCGTCGGCGTCTGCACGCGGCCGCACGGGGTCACCTGGAATCCGCCCATGCTGCTGTTGTAGGCGGTAAGGCCGCGGCTTCCGTTCATACCGATCAGCCAGTCGGCTTCGCTACGGCAAAGGGCGGCGGCCTTCAGGTTTTCCATTTCGGCGCCGTCGCGCATGTTTTCAAAAGCTTCCTTGATGGCTGCCGGGGTCATACTCTGCATCCACAGGCGCTTGATGGTCTTGCCCGTGAACTTGCCCTTGAGCACATACTGCAATATATAGAAGAAAATCAGTTCACCTTCGCGGCCCGCATCGCATGCGTTCACGATGGTCGTCACGTCCTTACGCTTGATGAGCTTAGAGAGTGCCGAAAGCTGACCCTTGGTCGCAGGCGTTGCTACCAGCGGGAATTCCTTGGGGAGCATGGGGAGCGTGCTCATTTCCCACTTCTTGTACCTTTCGTCGATTTCTTTCGGGTCGGCGATTTCAACCAGGTGGCCGATGGCATGGCTCACGATGGTGGTGTCGCTTTCGTAGTGGGTCTTTTCGTTCTTGAAGTTCTTTTGCCCGAGCACGCGCACCAGGTCCAGGGCCACACTCGGTTTTTCGGCGATTATTAAAGTCTTGCCTTCGCCTACATCGACCGTCTTTTTAGCAGAAACCGTTTTGGTCGCAGTCTTTGTCGCGGTCTTCTTCGCGGCGGTCTTGGTTGCGGTCGTTTTAGTCGTTGTTGCTTTTTTTGTCGTAGTTGCCATCGTTATTTCCATTTAAATCGTCCGAACAGGCCAAAAAGCACGGCCAGCACGGTAAAGGGGGCGTGGATAAATTCTACAGGAATGCACCACTTGATCAGGTGCTCCTGCCTGAATATCCTGAGCCCGCGAAGTATTAAAACCAAATCACCAATGCATTTGGCGACAAACGCGATAAGTGTCGCGATAAAAATCTCGAAACTGAATGGCGAAAGTACCGCCGCTATACACTGCATGGTCAGGAACAGGAATACCATGCTGAGTACGAATACGATTTTCGGTGTATAATAGATAGTCTTCGACGCCCAGCGCTTGCGTTGCTCCCAGAGTTCCTTCAAGGTTTCTTTGCCGTTGGTGGTCACGAAGGTGCTTTCCGCGATGCAGTAGCGCATGGCCCAGGGGCGGTCGGCTGCGAGTTTTTGCATCAAGAGGTCGTCGTCGCCGCTCTGGATCTTGATCACGTTGTCGAACCCGTGCACGCTCTTGAAAAAGCTCTTGCGGTAGGCTAAGTTGTTGCCGGTACTCGTAAGCGGGAGCCGCATGGCGAGCCCAGCGGTGCCTGCCACGCGGTAAATCAGGGTTTCTACTGCCTGCATGCATATCAGCAGGCTCGATTTTCCTGGAATCGTTGGAATGTACGAATGTCCGGCCACCAGTTCGATTCCCGGTTCGAATTCGGCTACGATTCCCGTAACCCAGGTGGGCTTTACGATGCAGTCGGCATCGGTAAGGCAGAGGATTTCCCCTTCGCAGGCGTCAATCAGCTTCGAAAGCGCATGCTTCTTGGGACTCACGCCTTCGGGAATATCCTTGATGGTCAGCACGTGCAGTCGCGGGTTCTTGGCGGCGTATTCTGCCAAAATTTCCGGCGTATCGTCGTCGCTTCTGTCGTCAGCTACCCACACGTCCCACTGTCCGCGGTAATCCTGCACAAGCACCGAGTCCAGTGTCGCGCGGATGCCCGCCGATTCGTTGCGGGCCGAAATCAGGATGCTCACCTGCGGCGGAGGTTCCACATCGGAGTTTCCGGTGCGCACGGTGCCGAGTGCGCGGAAAAAACGCACCTCGAGGGCTATGTAGAATAGTCCGAACACGACCAAAAGGCCGATGACCAGGTATGTGAGCACCGTTAAAAACATTTCCGCGCAAAATTTAGTTCATCGGGACGGCTCCGAAAAAAAAGAACCGTTGAAAACATCGCTTTTTTTTGCAACACTTGCGTTTTTCTCGCAAAAAGGGCAAAATTATATTTATATTACATTCCAAAAAAGAGGTTTAAGATGAAATTGAAAACCTTGATAAAAAAATACAATAGTGCCAATTTGGTGCTTCGAATTGCCATTGCGATTGTCTTGGGTTCACTTTTGGGAGTAATTCTTCCGTCGCAAAAATGGATCGGTGAATTTGGAACTTTGTTCGTAAGCGCTCTCAAGGCGATCGCTCCGGTGCTGGTCTTTATCTTGATCGTGTGCTCGCTGGCGTCCGGAAAGTCTCATTTGGATCGCCGCTTTGGTCGAGTGGCGCTTCTGTACCTGACGAGTACGCTGGTCGCTTCTCTAGTGGCGATGGTGGCTAATTTTATTTTTCCGCAGAAATTGGACCTCGCGAATGCCTTTGGTGCATCTGCGGCTCCATCCGGTATTGCCGAGGTCATGCATAATTTGTTGATCCATGCGGTATCGAACCCGTTTGCGGCAATTGTCGAGGCCAACTATATCGGTATTCTGGTCTGGTCCGCCTGTTTGGGATTTGCAATCAAGAAAATTGCCAGTGAAACAACCCTGAGCGTCTTGAAGGACTTGACGGCGTCGGTGTCGTTGGTGGTGCGCTGGATTATCAATCTCGCTCCGATAGGCATTATGGGTGTCGTGTTCATTTCTGTTTCTACTAATGGCATCGGAATTTTCAAGACGTATGGTTCGCTAATCTTGATTCTTGTCGTGACGATGTTTTTTATGGCGTTTGTTGTTGTTCCTGCGATTGTGGGCGTTATGCTCCGCCGCGACCCCTATCCGCTGGTGTTGAAGTGTTTCAAGAGTAGCGCCGTAACAGCCTTCTTTACCCGCAGCTCCGCGGCGAACATTCCGGTAAACATGGCCCTTTGTAAAAAGCTGGGACTGGATAGCGAGTTCTATTCGGTATCGATTCCGCTGGGTGCGACCATCAATATGAGTGGCGCAGCAATTACCATTACGGTGATGACGCTTGCGACGGTGCATACGCTCGGAATTCCGGTGACCATGTCTTCTGCCTTGGCGGTGTGCTTCCTTGCAACCTTGGGCGCTTGCGGTACGAGTGGTGTCGCCGGCGGCTCGTTGCTTCTGATTCCGCTAGCCTGTACGCCTTTTGGAATTTCTTCGGATGTGGCCATGCAGGTGGTGGCCGTAGGCTTTATCATCGGTGTTATTCAGGATAGCCTCGAAACGGCCTTGAATTCTTCGACAGATGTCATCTTTACGGCGACCGCCGAATACCGGGCCTGGCAAAAACAGGGAAAACCCTTGCCCAAGGAATTCTTCCGCGAACACGGAACCGAAGAACATTAAACCGATAAAAATCGAAAAAAAAGAATGAGGAATTTTTATCCTCATTTTTTTATTTTATCCTAAATTTGAAACTCCGAACTCATAACTCTGAATTCTGAACTCCGAAATCCGAATTCTGAACTCTGAACTCCGAATTAGTCCTTCAGTAATTCCGGATGTTTCTCGGAGATTCGCCGTGCGAGGTATACGAACGGGGTGTCCATCAGCGAGGTCACGATGAAGATTCCGTAACCGAAAATCAGGATTTCGCCGATCGTATTCCACGGGAAAACTCCCGCGAAGGCGAGCAGGTTGAATACGACCACGTTAATCAGCTGGCTCACCAGCGTAGAACCGTTGTTGCGGAGCCACAGGAATTTTTTCTTGCTGCCGAACTTCTTTTCGGTCCATTTCCATACGGCGTGGTAGGCCCATACGTCATATAGCTCGCAGACGGCGTAGGCGAACAGGCTGGCAAGCATCACGCGCGGGGTATTGGCGAACACGGTGCGAATCGGTTCAGCCATGGTGTCGCCTGCGGCAGGAATATACAGGAACCAACTCTGTGAAATCAGGATGAAGGTCACGTTCGCGAGAATGCCGATTTTGACGCAACGGCTCGCTTCTTTTTTGCCGTAGATTTCGCTCATGATGTCAGTCGCCAAGAATGAAGAGGCAAAAATCACGTTGCCGAGCGTGGTGTCGAGCCCAAAAGCATGCACCAGAATCAAGACTTCGATGTTGGCGGCAATGGTGCAAATCACGGTCCAGGCGAAAATGCCCTGCTTGCCGAAGAAACGGAAAAAGCCGACGAGCCCGCCAAAGAACACGAAGATGGAGGCGATAAGGACGATTTCGTTTTGTAGAGGCATGGGGTGTGAGGTCGGGGCTAAAGCCCCTTTGAGGTTGTGAGGTTTTGGGGGTTAGCGGCGGCGATCAATTGCGGCAAACAGGCGGGTCTTGGCGAGCGCCTCGAATTCGGTGCCCGGCTTGCCGTAGTTGGCGAAGGGGTAGAGCGAAATACCGCCGCGGGGCATAAAGAGCCCTTCGACTTCGATGTACTTGGGCTCCAAGAGTTTTACCAAGTCTTTCATGATGATGTTCACGCAGTCTTCGTGGAAGTCTCCGTGATTGCGGAAGCTAAACATGTACAGCTTGAGCGACTTGGATTCTACTAGGTACTGGTCCGGAATGTAGTTGATCTTGATTTCGGCAAAGTCCGGCTGGCCGGTTTTGGGGCACAGGCTCGTGAATTCTGGGCAGTTGAAGGTGACCATGTAGTCGTTACCCGGATGCTTGTTCGGGAATTTTTCGAGGACTTCGGGACTGTAGGTGGTTTTGTACTGGGTCTTGTTGTTGCCGAGCAACGTGACGCCTTCGAGTTCAGCTTCTGAACGCATAAAGTCTCCTAGTTTTGTTTAAAGTCAGGATGGGTTTCGAACTGACCGACCCAAAGATAGAAAAATATTCAATAATCCAAAGGTTTGCTGTACGTGTCGTAAGTTGTTGAGATTCCGTGAGTTAGCCAAAAGGCTACAATAAACTTACAGAAAAATGCCGTGTTTTGACACCCGGCTGTCATTTGAATTATCTATATTCCCCTTACCTTTGGAAAATTCCCGGGGTACCTCGCACTGCGGTGCTGGGTTGAACTTAGGGCCGCGCGTCATGCATGAAACCAGGACGGCAGGACCCTCGAACCGAACATAAAAAACGGAACTACATTATGGATTTTTCTGCAATTATTGCCGAAGAGCTTAACCTTGAAGTATGGCGCGTCGCCAAGGCACTCGAGCTGATGGACCAGGGTGGTACCATCCCCTTTATCGCCCGCTACCGTAAGGACCAGACGGGCACGTTGAACGAAATCGAGCTGCGCGACATCAGCCACCGCCGCGATTACCTGCAAGAACTTGTGGACCGCAAAGAAACCGTGCTCAAGAGCATCGAAGAACAGGGCAAGCTGACTCCCGAACTCAAGGCCCAGATCGAAGCCTGTAAGGACAAGACCCTCCTCGAAGATATTTACGCTCCGTACAAGCCCAAGAAGCGCACCCGCGCCACCATCGCGAAGGAACTGGGCCTGGAACCCTTGGCCCGCCTCATGTGGGCGCAAGAAGAAACCGGCAACACGGCAGAACAGATTGCGTTAATTTATTTGTCCGAAGAAAAGGGCCTTGCCGACCCGAAGGCCGCCCTCAAGGGTGCCGCCGACATTTTGGCCGAAGAAGTCGCCGACAACACCGAATTCCGTCAGTACCTGCGTAACAAGATGGAAAAGACCGGTGTCATGATTTCCAAGGTCAAGAAGGATTTCGAAGGCCAGGAAACCAAGTTCAAGGATTATTACGACTACAGCGAACAGGTGTCCAAGATTCCGAGCCACCGTATGCTGGCGCTGCGCCGCGGCGAAAAGGAAAAGGTGCTCCGCCTCTCTATCGAAGTGCCGAACGAAGAAATGGTCGGCTACCTCAAGCAGCAGATTATCAAGGGCAACACCACCTGGACTCCTTACCTGGAAGCCATGTGCCAGGATGCCTGGGAACGCTTGCTCCAGCCGAGCATGGAAAGCGAAGTGCGCCTGATGCTCAAGGACGCCGCCGAAGAAGAAGCCTTCAAGGTGTTCAGCAAGAACCTTCAGGATGTGTTGCTCGCAGCACCTGCCGGCCACAAGGCCGTGCTCGCCCTCGACCCGGGTTTCCGTACGGGTTGCAAGGTTGCCGTGCTCGACGAAAACGGCAAGTTCATGGACCACGGCATTATCAAGCCGCACGAACCGTGGAACGACAAGGCCGGTGCCGCCGTGTACCTGATGGGCCTCATCGACAAGTACAAGATTGACTTGATTGCAATCGGTAACGGTACCGCTAGCCGCGAAACGGATGCCTTCTGCGCCGAGATGTCCGCGAAGTTCAAGGGCAAGGTTCCGCCGCGCGTGATCGTTTCTGAAGCAGGTGCATCTGTTTACAGCGCAAGCATGATCGCTATCCAGGAATTTCCGAAGGAAGACGTGACGACCCGTGGCGCCATTTCGATTGGCCGCCGCCTGCAGGATCCGCTGGCCGAACTTGTGAAGGTGGACCCGCAGTCCATTGGCGTGGGCCAGTACCAGCACGACGTGAACCAGCGCGAACTCAAGAAGCGCTTGGACGAAGTGGTGGAAAGCTGCGTGAACATGGTCGGTGTCGACGTGAACAGCGCCTCTGCTCCGCTGCTTTCCCACGTGGCAGGCCTTAGCAATACTTTGTCCGAAGCCATCGTGAAGTACCGCGAAGAAAACGGTGCCTATGCTAGCCGCGAAGCCTTGAAGAACGTGAAGGGCTTCGGCCCGAAGGCATTCGAACAGGCCGCCGGCTTCATGCGCATTCCGGGTGCCGAAAACCCGCTGGACGATTCCGCCGTTCACCCCGAAAACTACGCCCTCGTTGAAAAGATGGCCGAAAAGGCTGGCGTTTCTGTGAAGGACATGGTGGGTAACGCCGAAGCTGTGAAGGCAATCAACCTCGAAGAATTCCTCTCCGACGAAGTGGGTAAGGCTACTTTGGATGACATTATCAAGGAACTCCAGAAGCCGAGCCGCGACCCGCGTAAGGAATTCCGCTACGCCAAGTTCGACGACAAGATTCGCACCATTCAGGACTTGATTACGGGTAGCTGGATGGAAGGTGTTGTCACCAACGTGGCAAACTTCGGTGCCTTCGTGGACATCGGTGTTCACCAGGACGGCCTCGTGCACGTTTCTGAAATCAGCGACAAGTTCGTGGAAGACGCAAAGACGGTTCTTACCGTGGGCGACATCGTGAAGGTGCGCGTCGTGGCTGTTGACGTGGGCCAGAAGCGCATTAGCCTTTCGATGAAGCAGGAATCGACCGACGGCGTCGCCGGTGCCGGTGCAAATGGCCCGCGTGGCCAGCGCGCAGGTGGTAACCGCAGCGGATTCGGTGGCCACGGCCGCGACGGTGGTCGCGGCAATGCCCGCCCGCAGGGCGGCATCCAGGGCCATGCAACGCTTGCGGACCTCAAGGCAAAAATCGCCGGCAAGGACCGCCCGGGTGCAGCTCCGAAGAAGGCCGCTGCCATGCCCGGCAAGATGAGCGCCCTCTTGAAAAACTTTAAGAAAGGAATGTAGGTAACACCTAACTAATACCTACTCCAAAAAGACTGAGCCTGCATTTTAGATGCGGGCTTTTTCTGTATGGTTGTAAAATTTTGTTTAAGAAGGTGCTCGGAGGCCCGAAAAAAGCGTGTATAGTATATGGAGTGACTTTTTTGAGTCCCTTTATAAAAATATTGACAAATTGTATTACAAATTGTAGATTTAATATGAAAATCATAGACCACGCTTTTGAAAGATTCGAGGAACGAGTTTTTACGCCCGAAATGGCTGCAAGACTTGTGAATGGAAAACGGCTACTTAGGCGTTCAAAGTCTAATCCAAGCAGATACAAAGCTATTGGAAAGGTAGATGGAGAATTCTGGGTAGTTGTTTTAGAAAAAGACCTTTATACTGTTGTTACGGCTCGTAGAGCTCATAAAGATGAGGAAGTTCTATGGAAAAATTTAAAATAGCTCAAAATCCTATAATGACTGAGGATGAAGTTCTTGAATATGCCGGTAATATGGCCGACGAGTTCCGTGAAGGGCTTGCAGATGGCTCAACTATCGTGTCGGATGGTCCTTGGGAAGAAACCGTCAAGGCAATCAAGGAACGCCGTAAACGCAACGAGACCAGAATGGCGTCTTTCCGTTTGCCCGTTTGGATAATCGAAGGCCTCAAGCGCAATGCCGCGAAGGGCGATGTCAAGTACAGTGAATATGTAATCGAAACGTTGGCAAAAGCGGCTGTGTAAACATTTCTTATAATTCGAAAGCGGGGTCAACAGCTCCGCTTTTTGTGATTTCCGTCAAAAAATGATTTGGAAAAGGGCGCTAGGGTGTGTAAAAATTTTCTCGGGCTATTGCTTAGTGTGTAAAAATTACTTATTTTAAAAACATGTGTATTGCGCTAGAGCATCTGTTTGACTACGACGACTTCCGCAAGTTCCTCCAGGATTACTTTGAGGAACAGAAAAAAATGCGGGCCGTCTTTTCGCATCGCTTCTTTGCGGCGAAGGCGGGATTCAGCAGTTCCTCGTACTGCCTGAACGTTATCCGCGGGCGCTTCAACTTGACGCCCAAATCCATCGAGAAAATTGCGAAGGCGATGGATTTCGAGCCGCTCCAGAAGGCGTACTTCGAGGCGCTTGTGCAGTACAACCAGGCGCAGCAGGTGGTCGAGCGTGAAAGCGCTTGGGAACAGATTGTCCAGATTCGCAAGCAGATCGAATTTACGCACGTCACTACCCGTGAGCAGGCTTACTTTAGTAAGTGGTACTATCCGGTCATCCGTGAAATGGCGGTAAATGCCGACTGGCACGACGACTACATGGTGCTCGCCCGTATGCTGACGCCACAGATTACCACCGAAGAGGCTCGCGAGGCTGTCAAGAATTTACTTGAGTGGAACTTGCTGAAAAAAGTAGGGGACCGCTACGAGGCGACATCGCAGATGCTCGATGCCGCCGAAATTCCGCCGATTGCGCTGCGGCAGATTCGCCGCGAATACATTCAGCATGCTATCGGCGCCGTGGAATCGATGCCGAAGAATGAACGCTTCGCCGCATTCACGACGCTTGCCATGAGTGAACGCTCCTACAAATACGCCGTCGAGGTGCTCGAGGAGGCGCGCAAGAAGATAATCGCGAAAGCCGCGAACGACCCGGACGTGGAACGCGTCTACGAGATGATGCTGGTGGCTTTCCCGATGAGCAAGATGATTGAAAAGGGGGCAAAGTGATGATTAGTTTGTTAAAAAATGCCTCTGGCGTTATTTCTTTGAAGAATTTGTTGGGCTGTGCAGCCGTCTCCTTGTTTGCTTTGGGCGTGGTAGCCTGTTCCAAGAGCGACGAGACTGCCGGCGGTGTCACCGATATCGGAAACTCCGTGGCTAGCGGCTTCGTGGTGACCGAGGGCAACCTGCCTGTGGCCCATGCCCGCGTGGTGGCCTACTACGATAACTGGGACAAGACTTCTATCGAAGACTCTGTCGAAGTCGTTGCCGATGACAACGGAAAATTTGAGCTGAAATTCGACAGCACCCGCTCTGTGGTGCTCTATGCCGAAACTGGTTCTGAATCCGGGCTTTCGCGTATTCAGGATTCGGGCAGCTCGCTTGTGGTGGTGGGGCACCCCCGCAGACTTGAAAGTAGCGTTGCCGAGGCAAGTTCCGGCTATATGCGCATTGTGGGTAGCAACGCCGTTGCGTCTGTGGGAGCAGACGGTTCCTTTGCTTTTGACTCCATGCCCGTAGGCAAAATCTTGCTTGCGTATGTGGCTGAAGTTCCCCAGGCCCGTTTCGATTTCATGACGACCATTGTAGGCGACACCGTCAAGATCCCGCCCCTTGAAAAACTGAGCCAAAACAACGGCTGGCTTACAGTCTCGGATTACCGCTACTACAACAATGCCGCCTATGCGGGAATTATGGTGAGCGTCCCCGAAGGAATCACGGTCCCGCAGGTTGAAATTCTGCCGCAAGATACCACCGAAAAAGATACATCCGTCAAAGATACAACGGCCAAGGATTCGAGTGACATCGTCAAGGACACGACTGCAAGGGATACGAGCGAAGCTGTCGCCATTTCTTATGCGCTTCACCTAGATGGCAGCGATAGCTTGGCCAAGGTCTACAATAGCGACGGGACGGAAGCCGATCCGGACAACATCGATTATGTAGATGGTATTTCGGGCGAGGGAGTCTCGCTGAAGGTCGGACAACATATTGGTTTGGGCAATGTCGACCCCAGTGCCGGTGACTTTACCGTGTCGCTGTGGACGGTTTGGAAAGGGTTCCGTGAAGGAAGCTTCTACCAGATTCTTTTCGCCCAGAGGTCCAATTGGGCTGAATCCTTTGCCAGAATCCAGTTGCAGTATGACTTTACGGTAGGAGCCTTTGCTGCGGTGAGCGAAGCTATTAGTCCGACAGGGCTTGTCTGGCTTAGCGAACCGGGTAGAGTGCGGCCCTTGAATGAATGGGCGAACATTACACTCGTGTATGAAGACGGCAAGCTGTTCTTTTATGTGAATGGCGAACTTGTAAGTGATGAAAATGGTGTGCCGTTTACACTCAAGGATTTCTTGGACCCTGTGCCGTTCCGCATTGGCGGTACCGAAATCGCGAATGACACTTGGAACGGCGTTATCGACGAAGTGACCATCGAGTCGACCGCCCGCAGCGCCGAATGGGTCAAAGCCCAGTACGAAGCCTTGGCGAAGTAATCCGCCGCAGTCATCCTCGACCATCACGGAACATGGCTTCGACGATTTGCTATCATGGCAAAGTAATCCGCTACAGTCATCCTCGACCATCACGGAACATGACTTCGACGAATTGCAATTATGGCGAAATAATCCGCTACAGTCATCCTTGACCATCACGGAACATGGCTTCGACGAATTGCAATTATGGCAAAATAATCCGCTACAGTCATCCTCGACCCTGGAGTGCGTAGCACGATAGGGGAGGGGATCCAGTGCAATTCCACAAAAAAATAGCCTTGTCCGAGGACAAGGCTTTAAATGTTTTAGTAGAGTACTAAAAATTACTCGTACTTGATCACGCCGGCCGGGCAGGAGTCAGCAGCGTCCTTGATTTCGCTTTCGTAAGCGGAATAGTCGACGCCTTCCTTCACCTGCATCTTTTCCGGAACGCTGAACACTGCGTCGCAAGTAGCTTCGCAAGCGCCGCAGGAGACGCATTCGTCGCTGGATTCGTCCAGCCACACTTTCGTGATTGCCATAATATACCTCTTTGTGTCTTAGGTTGAATTTATATACGCAATATAACAAAATCTTGTTCTGAACAGACGGGAAAATAAGAAATAAATGAAAAAACTGAACAGAAGAGGATGAAAAAAGCGTTGGCCAACGGAGGGGAGGGTGCAGGGAGGGGGCCGTGCGGCCTTCGCAAAAGTGTGCAAGTGAGTGTCGCACAGGCAAGTTTACTTGCCTGTATGACTGAACGTAGCCACGGACGCATAGCGTCCACTCCGAGCTGGGGCCCCTCCCGCATGTTTATTAATCTTTTAAATTGAATACATGCATTTGAGCGGAGTTGTATTTTTCTAAATTTACCGCAAAAATTCATTTTTCACCTTCCGACAGGAATTCATCGAAACATGAAAAAAGTGGTTGTAAAAATTGGTGGCAGCCTGGCAATCGACGAAGCCAAGCTGGCTGATTTTGTGTCGGCAGTCTCTACCCTCCCCGGTAGTGGCTGTCAGGTGGCCGTGGTTCACGGCGGTGGCAAGGATATCAACGAGAATATCGCCTTGCTCAAGGAACAACCGACATTCATCGACGGTCTGCGAGTCACAACCCCCGGCATCATGAAGATGGTCGAGATGACCCTCTCGGGCCACGTGAACAAGAAGCTCGTGCGCATGCTCCTGAACAACGGCTGTGGCGCCGTCGGTATTTCGGGCGTAGACGCGAATCTGTTCCAGGTGGTCAAGAAGCAGGGCAAGGTGGACCTTGGCCTGGTAGGCGAAATCAAGAAGGTGAACCCGGGCATCGTGACCGCGCTCTGGGGTGCGGGGTTTGTTCCCGTGGTAAGCCCGATTTCGATTGGCCCTGACGCAAACGGCAACGGCGTGAGCTGGAACGTGAACGCAGACACCGCCGCATCTGAACTGGCTGTGGCGCTCGAAGCCGACCAGTTCGTGCTGGTGAGCGACGTGCCGGGCGTGATGGACGAAAACAAGAATGTAATTCCCGAACTGAGCGAGGCGGACGCCGAAAAGCTGATCGAGGCTGGCGTCATCTCCGGCGGTATGATTCCCAAAGTCCGCGAGAGTTTCAAGTCGATCCGACGAGGACTTAAGAGCATCCACATCGTGGGTTGGAAGGACGCGGAACACTTTGGCAAACAAATTAATGGAGATTTAAACTATGGCACAATCTTGCGCTAACCTGCTCGAACAGGACAAACAAATTATCGCGCCGCTCTACGGCAAGGCAGACATCAACTTCGTAAAGGGCGAAGGCTCTTACCTCTATGACGACCAGGGCAACAAGTACCTGGACTTCGTGGCGGGTATCGCCGTGAACGCACTTGGTCACCAGAACCAGGCGATTAAGGATGCGGTGGTGGAACAGATGAACCACTTCAACCACATCAGCAACCTTTACCCGAACTACCCGCAGATTAATCTCGGCAAGGCCCTCCTTGAAATCACCAAGTTCGACAAAGCCTTCTTCTGCAACTCGGGTACCGAGGCGAACGAAGGTGCAATCAAGTTTGCACGTAAGTACTTCGACCGGAATGGCGAAAAGAACAGGCAGAAAATCATTACCTTCGTGAACAGCTTCCACGGAAGGACGTATGCCGCCCTTTCTGCAACGGGCCAGCCGGCTATCCG
This window contains:
- a CDS encoding DNA topoisomerase III translates to MATTTKKATTTKTTATKTAAKKTATKTATKTVSAKKTVDVGEGKTLIIAEKPSVALDLVRVLGQKNFKNEKTHYESDTTIVSHAIGHLVEIADPKEIDERYKKWEMSTLPMLPKEFPLVATPATKGQLSALSKLIKRKDVTTIVNACDAGREGELIFFYILQYVLKGKFTGKTIKRLWMQSMTPAAIKEAFENMRDGAEMENLKAAALCRSEADWLIGMNGSRGLTAYNSSMGGFQVTPCGRVQTPTLAIIVNREEERMQFVPQKFWTVEAEFDNDGSHYQGKWFTANKEDGKDKIKQIFDEKKVQEILKKCKGKAGTVEETSAPSLQKCSPLYDLTTLQREANNRFGFSAKTTLSIAQALYERHKATTYPRTDSRCLPEDYVAPVKATLGKIEGPLAKFAETALKNNWVVKTPKVFDNSKISDHFAIIPTGVMPSGLTEAEQKIFTMICQRFIAVFFPPAKYENTTRVTTVEGETFITEGKVLIEPGFKAVYGKDSDEESNIPALKGKSAKTVALEEKEDFTKPPAHYTESTLLSMMESAGKLVEDEELRDAMKERGLGTPATRAAIIEKLVSDKYVVRDGKDMIPTAKAFDLIKVLKAMDIEALTSPELTGNWEYKMEQIEKGKETREKFMEGIVEMTKTMVKNIKGFKEESTTGEASFSPVNGKKVFETVSRYTTEDGIVIRKMIGGKRLTPEEITELLTNRKIGPLTGFRSKRGAEFSAVVIINDENKIEFVFDEKPEEVEVGAEVGKSPVDGAAVYETMTGYVSESYLKKEPSGITLPKILLGKELTLDIIKTLLSGEKTALIKGFRSNKTHRNFDAYLKLEKGKIKFEFPPREFKPRRFGKKKAE
- the queF gene encoding preQ(1) synthase, with amino-acid sequence MRSEAELEGVTLLGNNKTQYKTTYSPEVLEKFPNKHPGNDYMVTFNCPEFTSLCPKTGQPDFAEIKINYIPDQYLVESKSLKLYMFSFRNHGDFHEDCVNIIMKDLVKLLEPKYIEVEGLFMPRGGISLYPFANYGKPGTEFEALAKTRLFAAIDRRR
- the sstT gene encoding serine/threonine transporter SstT, which produces MKLKTLIKKYNSANLVLRIAIAIVLGSLLGVILPSQKWIGEFGTLFVSALKAIAPVLVFILIVCSLASGKSHLDRRFGRVALLYLTSTLVASLVAMVANFIFPQKLDLANAFGASAAPSGIAEVMHNLLIHAVSNPFAAIVEANYIGILVWSACLGFAIKKIASETTLSVLKDLTASVSLVVRWIINLAPIGIMGVVFISVSTNGIGIFKTYGSLILILVVTMFFMAFVVVPAIVGVMLRRDPYPLVLKCFKSSAVTAFFTRSSAANIPVNMALCKKLGLDSEFYSVSIPLGATINMSGAAITITVMTLATVHTLGIPVTMSSALAVCFLATLGACGTSGVAGGSLLLIPLACTPFGISSDVAMQVVAVGFIIGVIQDSLETALNSSTDVIFTATAEYRAWQKQGKPLPKEFFREHGTEEH
- a CDS encoding glycosyltransferase — translated: MFLTVLTYLVIGLLVVFGLFYIALEVRFFRALGTVRTGNSDVEPPPQVSILISARNESAGIRATLDSVLVQDYRGQWDVWVADDRSDDDTPEILAEYAAKNPRLHVLTIKDIPEGVSPKKHALSKLIDACEGEILCLTDADCIVKPTWVTGIVAEFEPGIELVAGHSYIPTIPGKSSLLICMQAVETLIYRVAGTAGLAMRLPLTSTGNNLAYRKSFFKSVHGFDNVIKIQSGDDDLLMQKLAADRPWAMRYCIAESTFVTTNGKETLKELWEQRKRWASKTIYYTPKIVFVLSMVFLFLTMQCIAAVLSPFSFEIFIATLIAFVAKCIGDLVLILRGLRIFRQEHLIKWCIPVEFIHAPFTVLAVLFGLFGRFKWK
- a CDS encoding queuosine precursor transporter; the encoded protein is MPLQNEIVLIASIFVFFGGLVGFFRFFGKQGIFAWTVICTIAANIEVLILVHAFGLDTTLGNVIFASSFLATDIMSEIYGKKEASRCVKIGILANVTFILISQSWFLYIPAAGDTMAEPIRTVFANTPRVMLASLFAYAVCELYDVWAYHAVWKWTEKKFGSKKKFLWLRNNGSTLVSQLINVVVFNLLAFAGVFPWNTIGEILIFGYGIFIVTSLMDTPFVYLARRISEKHPELLKD